In Gasterosteus aculeatus chromosome 15, fGasAcu3.hap1.1, whole genome shotgun sequence, a single genomic region encodes these proteins:
- the psma3 gene encoding proteasome subunit alpha type-3, translating to MSSIGTGYDLSASTFSPDGRVFQVEYAMKAVENSSTAIAIRCKDGVVFGVEKLVLSKLYEQGSNKRIFNIDRHVGMAVAGLLADARSLSEVARDEASSFRSSYGHDIPLKHLSDRVAMYVHAYTLYSAVRPFGCSFILGSYDKDDGPQLYMVDPSGISHGYWGCAIGKAKQAAKTEIEKLQMKEMTCRELVKEVAKIIYIVHDEVKDKAFELELSWVGEVTNGRHQLIPEEVRQEAEKYAKDSLEEEDDSDEDNM from the exons ATGAGCTCCATTGGTACCGGG TACGACCTGTCGGCCTCCACCTTCTCTCCAGATGGGCGCGTGTTCCAGGTGGAGTACGCCATGAAGGCTGTGGAGAACAGCAG cacggCAATAGCTATTCGCTGTAAAGACGGAGTTGTGTTCGGGGTGGAGAAGCTCGTTCTGTCCAAACTGTACGAGCAGGGATCCAACAAACGTATCTTCAACATTGACAGACACGTCGGCATG GCGGTGGCAGGTCTGTTGGCTGATGCTCGTTCCTTGTCTGAAGTAGCGAGAGACGAAGCGTCCAGCTTCAGATCCAGTTATGGACACGACATCCCTCTAAAG CACTTGTCGGACAGAGTGGCCATGTACGTCCACGCCTACACGCTCTACAGCGCCGTCCGGCCGTTCGGCTGCAG TTTCATCCTGGGATCGTATGACAAAGATGATGGTCCTCAGCTCTACATGGTCGACCCATCAGGGATCTCGCAT GGTTACTGGGGTTGTGCCATTGGAAAAGCAAAGCAAGCTGCAAAGACAGAGATTGAAAAACTGCAG ATGAAGGAGATGACCTGCAGAGAGCTCGTCAAAGAGGTCGCCAAAAT AATCTACATCGTCCATGACGAGGTGAAGGACAAAGCCTTCGAACTGGAGCTCAGCTGGGTCGGAGAAG tgACAAATGGACGACATCAGCTAATTCCTGAAGAGGTGAGACAAGAGGCTGAGAAGTACGCAAAG GActctctggaggaagaggatgactCTGATGAAGACAACATGTAA
- the LOC144388357 gene encoding uncharacterized protein LOC144388357, with amino-acid sequence MVVDFRRNRAPPSPITLCDSPVNIVDSFRFLGSIITQDLKWELNISSITKKAQQRLFFLRQLKKLNLPKTMMVHFYTAIMESILCSSISVWYAAATAKDKGRLQRVLRSAERLIGCNLPSLQDLFASRSLKQLKRWWPTPLTPDKTCLCPFHLAGG; translated from the coding sequence atggttgtggacttcaggaggaacagagccccaccctcccccatcaccctgtgtgactcccccgtcaatattgtggattccttccgtttcctgggctccatcatcacccaggacctcaagtgggagctgaacatcagctccatcaccaagaaggctcagcagaggttgttcttcctgaggcagctgaagaaactcaacctgccaaagacgatgatggtccatttctacacggccatcatggagtccatcctctgctcctccatcagcgtctggtacgctgcagccacagccaaggacaagggcaggctgcagcgtgtcctccgctctgcagagaggctgatcggctgcaatctgccgtccctgcaggacttgttcgcttccaggtctctgaagcagctaaaaagatggtggccgacccctctcaccccggacaaaacctgtttgtgccccttccatctggcaggaggctga